GATTTAAGAGGTCCCGCGGCCGCACCGGGCGCAGTTCGATGGGACGCTCGGCCGTCAGCGCGTCTCGGCGATTTTCGGGCAGCTGGTCCGCTATCTGCCGGTACAGCTCGGAGCCCGAAGGCAGCCCCTCCGGACCCGGGACATCGGGCATGGCCGCATGGTGGTCCAGCCCCTCCTCGTCGACCTGGAAGGAGACCGCCATGTTGAAGATCGCCCGCCCGTGCTGCACGGCCACCACCCTCCGGGTGGCGAAGCTGCGCCCGTCGCGGATCCGTTCGACCTCGTAGACGATCGGGGCCTGCGGGTCGCCGGCGAGCAGAAAATAGGCATGCAGCGAATGGGCTCGGCGGCCCTCAACGGTGGCATCCGCGGCCAGCAGCGCCTGACCGAGGACCTGCCCGCCGAAGACGGATTTGCCACCCACCGACCGGCTCTCGCCGCGGAATCGGTCATTCCCCAAAGGTTCGAGGGTGAGATGGTCGAGCAGGTCCTTCAGGAGATTATCTTTCATCGGAGTGTCCTTGTTTAGTTTTTCAATATAGGTCCTACAAGTCCTATTGGACCTATGCTTTGAGAGGTGCCCCCTCATACCGTTCAGCCTGAAAGCACAGCTTCTGAGTCGCTGCTCCCCATCGCTTCCGTTCCGCTATCAGCTGCAACAGAAGCATTCCATCATGGATAAAGCGACCACCCAACACGTGAACACCCCGCGCAAACAGGGGGTCGGGAAAATATCCGGCCGTCGGCCCCAACAACGAGATGTGTTCGGCAGCATTGCACTGTTGCAACACATCGTCAAGGGTATCGTTCAGAAGAGTCGTACCGGTGCAAAGCACTTTATTGCAGGTATTCAACTCGGTGACGTCGAGAGTCACATGCAGATTCGGGTAGCGCTCGACCAACTGCTCGTTTTTTTCCACGATGACGAGTTCCGCCTGACTGTTGCGCATATATTTCAGCAGCGGAGGAAAAAAACCGACCATCCCCACGCGGTCGCCATCCTCGATATTCATCAGTCCGAGGGAGTCTGTCGCGGCGCCGGGCGTGCAGTTTGCGATACGCATTACATGCTGACAGATGGCGTTGATGGCAGCGAGCCCCAGCATGTTTTGCAGGGGGTCGGCCCCGCTGAAACTTTCCGCATACTGCTCGGGGCGGACGCCGACAAACGATTGAGGCTTTAAAGCCCGGTAGTCCTCTGCACCGCTGTCTGGCAGCAGCACATAGCTGATCCCCCCTGCCCCGCCTTCGAGCGCCATGGCCATGAACTCGCAGTCCTTGGGTTGGCCGCCTTCATAAAAGGGCGGGAAGACGATGCCGGCGATCTTCGGGATTTGAAAGCGTGAGGCGAGCCCCAGTGCCATATCCCGTACTTCAGTCATGATCCTCATCGTTTGTAACTCCTTGATTTCGGATACTGCTTCAGTGCCGCTTCCTCATCCATCCGGGCACGGCATGTACAAAGACAACCAATAATTCCCAGCCGACGGATTATCGGGCAGCTAGCTGCCCCCCTTCCAGAGCTGAGCCCGCCAATTTACAGCGAATCAAGCAGCTTGTAATACTCCTGGAGAGTGCGGAGGGACTCCATCGTGGTCAGGTACAAGAACCAGCTGAGAAGAAGGATTCCGATCGTGAGTCCGACTTTCCACACCAGCGCAGTTTTTGGCCGCCACCAGAGCAAAGGCAGCGCCAGAGGACCCACGCAGGCGAGTGCGATGACAATGGAGGATGTCCGGAAATGCCAGGGAAGCTTTTCTTCTGCAAGGCGGGGGCGTTTGGAGACATCCAGGAACTCACCGCAGTGTTTACACTTTATGGCGGCGTCCTGGATTTCTTCAGCGCAGCAGGGGCAGCTTTTCATCATTCAGCTCTCTTGTTAAAACGAATGAAGAACATGGCAGACTCCATCGTCTATGTCCCCTCGTAATTATCGGCCGCTGAGAAATCAGCCTTGGGCCATTCTTTTCAGATGTCGAACGAGATGAGATCCTCAAGCAAGTGTGTCTTTCCCGATTGCGTTCTCAAGATGATAATAAAAAACCGCCCCGTCCCACAGGGCGGCAAGCGGTTTCATCGATTATTACTAGATCCTCCGGTAAACAAACATCCGACCCTCCCGGATATCACAAAAAAGAATGTCCCAAGATACCGGCAGGGTCGCGGAATGTCAATGTTCAAAGGCGGGCCAAAGTCCCTGTCCAGCTCTCCAAACCTACTGAAGCAACGAGCGCTTCTCGATCTCCTCCTTCCGGCGCTCGTATTCATCCTGGGAAATCTTCCCGGCCTCGCGTTCCTCTTTCAGATCCTCCATAGCCTTGTCCGCCTGCCACTCGTACGCGGCGCCCGCCCCAACCGCTCCGACGGCCGCCCCGCCAGCCACTTCCTTGCTGCACCCCGTGAGCGCCAGACTCAGACTCAGGGCCACCAGAATCAGCAGTTTATACATAAGGTTTTCTCCTTTCTTTGTCTTATTTTTCAGCCTCTTAACTATTATAAATATCCCGATTTAATGCGAAGTCAATGGCCCAAGGTCTCCTCTTGACTTACGCAAAACTTACGCATATGCTTTCTTATCACTGACGGAGGATGCCATGAGCCCCATCACGCCCAAACAGAAGAAAATTCTTGAATTCATTCGTTCCCACGCCGAACGCGAGGGGTATCCCCCCTCTCAGCAGGAGATCGCCCGGGCCTTCGGGTTCCGCTCCCTGGGGACGGTTCAGAACTACCTGGTGCGCCTTGAGCGCGAGGGGCTGCTGAGCCGGCAGTGGAACGCCCGGCGCGGCATGCGGGTACTGCGCCCCGAAGGGCGGGGGCTGGAGCTCCCGCTGGCCGGGACCGTTGCCGCCGGTCGGCCGATCGAGGCGGTGGAGACCCCGGACACCATCGAGGTGCCCGCGTCCATGGTCGGCGCCGGGGAGAACTTCGTCCTGCGCGTGCAAGGCGATTCGATGGTGGGCGACGGCATCCTGGACGGGGACTTCGTCGTGGTGCGCAAGCAGGCCGCGGCCGAAAACGGCCAGACCGTGGTCGCCCTCATCCGGGGCGAGGCCACGGTCAAGCGCCTCCAGCGCAAGGGAGGACGGATCGAGCTGCACCCGGCCAACCCGGCCATGCAGCCGATCATGGTGGAGGGGGAGGAGAGCTTTCGCATCGAAGGGGTGGTGGTGGGGGTCATCCGCCACTGCCTGTAGATCATGGAACGCGATGTGCTGCATCTCTATATCCCCGCTTTCCCCATCGCCCTGGCGCGGGTGGGGGACGCCTCCCTGCGCGGGCGCCCGGCGGCCGTCGCTCCCGGCCATTCGGACCGGGCGCTGCTTCAGTGCATCTCCAAAGAGGCCGCGGCGGATGGGGTCTGCGAGGGGATGCCGGTCTACCGGGCCCGCCGCCTCTGCCCCGACCTGACCCTCCTTTCCCCCGACCCCGAACTGCTCGCCAAAGGGACGCGCTCCCTCCTGGAGATTTCCAGCGCCTACAGTCCGGTGACGGAGCCCTCCGCCGGGGGGCGGCTTTTTCTCGACCTCACCGGCTGCCGCCGCCTGCTGGGAGGGGGGAGAGACGCGGCGGCGCGCCTGGAGAGGGAGATCGCCGCGCGGCTGCGCCTGCAGGGGGCGGTGGGGGTCGCCGGCAACAAGCTGGTGTCGCGCATCGCCTCGGGGTACCTGGATAAGCCGGGGGTCTGCGACGTGCTGCGGGGGGCCGAGCGCACCTTCATCGCCCCGATGCCGGTCTCGGTTCTCCCCGGCATCGGCGCCGCCCGGGAGTCGGTTCTGATGCGGGATCTCAACCTGCGCCGCGTCGAAGAGGTCGCCGGCCTCTCCGTGGCCCAACTGCGCCTCGCCTTCGGCCCCTTCGCCCCCGTGCTGCACCAGCGGGCCTGCGGAATCGACCCCTCTCCCGTGCAGCCGCCGCGGCGCACCCCGGAGATCGCCGAGGAAGCCTTTCCGGAGGCGGAGGAAAACGACGACCGGATTCTGCTGGCCGCGCTGTGCCGCCTGGCGGAGGGGTGCGGCCTGCGCCTGCGCCGCCTCGGAAAGGAGACCGGCCGTCTTGCCCTCACCCTGACCTATGCCGATGGCGTTGTCGAGCGGGGGACGGCCGCCCTTCCCTTTCCCCTCTGCCGCGACCTCCCCTTGCTTGCTGCCGTCGAGAGGCTGTTCTACCGGACCTGCAGGCGCCGCGTGCGCCTCAAAGGGATGCGCCTTGTCTGCGATCGTCTCGCCTGCGGGAACCGGCAGATGGACCTGTTCTCCCCGGCCGGCGAGCCGGTGGCCCATCAGGAGGCGCTGCAGGAGGCGCTGGACCGGCTGCGGACCGCATACGGCAGGGACACTGTGCGCTGGGGGCGCAGCTTCGGATAAAAAACTTAAAAATTTTATCCGCAGATTAACGCAGATTCAGGCCTTAAGCCAAAACCAGAAGTTTATCTACGTAAATCTGCGTAATCTGTGGAAAAGAAGATTTTTGATGAACTTCACCCATCTCCACGTCCACTCCTCCTTCTCCCCCCAATGGGGAGTGCGCCCGGTGGAGGATCTCTGCGCCGCTGCCCGCGCCCAGGGAGCCGGACGGCTCGCCCTCACCGATCGCAACGGCCTCTACGGCATCCCCCGTTTCCTGGATGTCGCCCGGGCCGCGGGACTGGCGCCGATCATCGGGGCGGAAGCGGTCGCCGGCACGAATCGGGCGGTCCTCCTGGCGCGCGACGAGGAGGGGTACGCCGATCTCTGCCGCCTTCTCTCCGATCTGCACTGCCGCCGCGACTTCGATCTTCCCCGCGCCCTGGCGGAGCGCCGGCGCGGGCTGATCGTTCTCACCGACGACCCCGCCGTCCTGACACCCCTGCGCCGGAACTCCCGGGAGAGGCTCTTCGTCGAGCTCTCCCCCGGCCACGGGATGCACCACGCGCTGGCCCTGGCAAAGGAGATGGACCTCCCTCCCGTGGCCACTGCCCGGGCGACGCTCCTCGAACCGGAGGATTTCGAGCTCCACCGGGTGTTGCGCGCCATTGCGCTGAATACCAAACTCTCCCGCCTGCGGCCGGAGGAGACCGCCCGCGAGGGGGACCTGCTGCTGTCGCCGCAGCAGGTCGCCGACTTTTTCCCCCACTGCCCCGAGGCCCTGGAGAACGCCGCCCGCATCGCCGATGCCTGCCGGACCGACTGGGAGTTTTCCGCGACCATCTTCCCGGCCTTCCGGGGCAAGTCGGACCAGGAGGCCAGCGTCGAACTGGAGGAGCGGGCCCGGGAAGGGGTACGGCGGCGCTACGGCGGAATCGACGACCGGGCCGAGGAGAGGCTGCAAAAAGAGCTGGCGATCATCACAGAGAAGGGCTTCGCCCATTACTTCCTGGTGGTGGAGGAGATCGCCCGGCAGTCGCCGCGCACCTGCGGCAGGGGGAGCGCCGCAGCCTCCCTGGTCGCCTACGCCCTGGGAATCACCCACGTCGATCCCCTGCGCCACAACCTCTTCTTCGAACGCTTCCTCAATTCCGGCCGGGTCGACCCCCCCGACATCGACATTGATTTTCCCTGGGACGAGCGCGACGCCGTCCTCGATTTCGCCTTCGCCCGCTACGGCTCGCGGCGGGCGGCAATGGTGGCCAATCAGGTGGGGTTCAAGGGACGGGCGGCGGTGCGCGAGGTGGCCAAGGTCTTCGGGATGCCCGAGAACGAGATCAAATCCGTCACCTACCGCATCTCCGGCTACTGGAAGGCGGATCAGACCTCCGCCGCGGTCGGGCGCCACCCTCTCTTCCGGGGGGAGGATCTGGGCGAAGACTGGCAGAAGATCCTGCGCCTGGCCGGACGTCTGAACGGTCAGCTTCGCCATCTCTCCCTGCACTGCGGCGGCCTGGTGGTCGTTCCCAACGAGATCCGCCGCTACGTGCCGGTGGAGATTTCGGCCAAGGGGCTGCCGATGATCCAGTGGGAAAAGGACCAAGCCGAGGCCGCCGGACTGGTCAAGATCGACATCCTCGGCAACCGATCCCTGGCTGTGATCCGCGACGCCCTGGAGGCGGTCGAAAAAAACACCGGCCGAAGGATCGACTACGCCTCCTGGCGGCCGCTGGAGGACGCCAAGACCTGCCGCCTGCTGCGCTCCGGCGAGACGATGGGGTGCTTCTATATCGAGTCGCCGGCGACCCGGCAGCTCCTGAAGAAGATGTGGTCGGGCTATCCGGACGGGTATGGGGGCGACCTCTTCGAGCTCCTGGTTATGGCCTCATCCATCATCCGCCCCGCGGCCAACGCCTTCATCCGCGAGTTCGTCGCCCGTCTGCGGGGCAAAACCTGGCGGCCGCTGCACCCGCTGCTGGCGGATGTGCTCGCCGAGACCTACGGCATCGCCATCTACCAGGAGCAGATCACCCAGATGGCCATGGCACTGGCCGGCTTCTCCGCCTACGAGGGGGACCAGCTGCGCAAGATCATCAGCAAGAAGCACAAGGAGAAGAAGCTCGCCGACTACCGGCAGAGATTCATGGCCGGAGGAGGACAAAAAGGGGTTCCGGAAGAGGTCCTGGCGAGGGTGTGGGAGCAGATTCTCTCCTTTGCCGGATACTCCTTCTGCAAGCCCCATTCGGCCTCCTACGCCCTGGTGAGCAGCAAGTCGGCCTGGCTCAAGGCCAACTACCCCGCCGAATTCACGGCGGCGGTCATCTCCAACCAGGGGGGCTACTACTCCGCCCTCGCCTACGTCTCCGAGGCCCGCCGCATGGGGCTGAAGGTGCTGCCGCCGGACATCAATAAAAGCGATTATCCCTACACCGGCGCCGGGGATTCGCTGCGCGTCGGCCTGATGCAGCTCCAGGGACTCGCCCGCAAGGCCGCCGATATGCTTCTAGAGGAGCGCCGCAAAAGGGGGGACTACGGGAGCTTTCAGGATTTCCTGCGCCGGGTTCCCATCGACCCGGCCGACGCCATGCTGCTGGTCAAGGGGGGATGTTTCGACGCCCTGGAGGGGCGGCAAAGGCGGCCGGCCCTGCTGTGGGAGCTGCTGGCGGCCCGGAGGCGGTTCGACCAGGGGGGAAGCGGCCTTCTCTTCGACGAGGGCGCCGCCGACCTCCCCTCCCCGCCTCCTTACGACGATGCGGCGGTCCTGCGTCAGGAGGTGGAAACCTCGGGGATGCTCCTCTCCTGCCATCCCCTGCTGCTCCACCGCCGGGAGATGGATCGGGCCAGACCGGTGCGGGGCGACGAGATGCACGGCTGGGCGGGACGCTACGTCACCATGATCGGCTGGTGGGTGACGGCCAAGACGGTGC
This is a stretch of genomic DNA from Desulfuromonas sp. TF. It encodes these proteins:
- the tesB gene encoding acyl-CoA thioesterase II gives rise to the protein MKDNLLKDLLDHLTLEPLGNDRFRGESRSVGGKSVFGGQVLGQALLAADATVEGRRAHSLHAYFLLAGDPQAPIVYEVERIRDGRSFATRRVVAVQHGRAIFNMAVSFQVDEEGLDHHAAMPDVPGPEGLPSGSELYRQIADQLPENRRDALTAERPIELRPVRPRDLLNPERRPPQRQVWLRTVGALPDDPALHQAMLAYASDFTLLGTALYPHGLSFFNPEVQALSLDHAMWFHRSFRMDDWLLYAMDSPSASAGRGLGRGSIFTRDGRLVASVAQEGLIRLRKAL
- a CDS encoding Rossmann-like domain-containing protein, which gives rise to MTEVRDMALGLASRFQIPKIAGIVFPPFYEGGQPKDCEFMAMALEGGAGGISYVLLPDSGAEDYRALKPQSFVGVRPEQYAESFSGADPLQNMLGLAAINAICQHVMRIANCTPGAATDSLGLMNIEDGDRVGMVGFFPPLLKYMRNSQAELVIVEKNEQLVERYPNLHVTLDVTELNTCNKVLCTGTTLLNDTLDDVLQQCNAAEHISLLGPTAGYFPDPLFARGVHVLGGRFIHDGMLLLQLIAERKRWGAATQKLCFQAERYEGAPLKA
- a CDS encoding zinc ribbon domain-containing protein; translated protein: MMKSCPCCAEEIQDAAIKCKHCGEFLDVSKRPRLAEEKLPWHFRTSSIVIALACVGPLALPLLWWRPKTALVWKVGLTIGILLLSWFLYLTTMESLRTLQEYYKLLDSL
- the lexA gene encoding transcriptional repressor LexA → MSPITPKQKKILEFIRSHAEREGYPPSQQEIARAFGFRSLGTVQNYLVRLEREGLLSRQWNARRGMRVLRPEGRGLELPLAGTVAAGRPIEAVETPDTIEVPASMVGAGENFVLRVQGDSMVGDGILDGDFVVVRKQAAAENGQTVVALIRGEATVKRLQRKGGRIELHPANPAMQPIMVEGEESFRIEGVVVGVIRHCL
- a CDS encoding DNA polymerase IV — protein: MLHLYIPAFPIALARVGDASLRGRPAAVAPGHSDRALLQCISKEAAADGVCEGMPVYRARRLCPDLTLLSPDPELLAKGTRSLLEISSAYSPVTEPSAGGRLFLDLTGCRRLLGGGRDAAARLEREIAARLRLQGAVGVAGNKLVSRIASGYLDKPGVCDVLRGAERTFIAPMPVSVLPGIGAARESVLMRDLNLRRVEEVAGLSVAQLRLAFGPFAPVLHQRACGIDPSPVQPPRRTPEIAEEAFPEAEENDDRILLAALCRLAEGCGLRLRRLGKETGRLALTLTYADGVVERGTAALPFPLCRDLPLLAAVERLFYRTCRRRVRLKGMRLVCDRLACGNRQMDLFSPAGEPVAHQEALQEALDRLRTAYGRDTVRWGRSFG
- a CDS encoding DNA polymerase III subunit alpha, which codes for MNFTHLHVHSSFSPQWGVRPVEDLCAAARAQGAGRLALTDRNGLYGIPRFLDVARAAGLAPIIGAEAVAGTNRAVLLARDEEGYADLCRLLSDLHCRRDFDLPRALAERRRGLIVLTDDPAVLTPLRRNSRERLFVELSPGHGMHHALALAKEMDLPPVATARATLLEPEDFELHRVLRAIALNTKLSRLRPEETAREGDLLLSPQQVADFFPHCPEALENAARIADACRTDWEFSATIFPAFRGKSDQEASVELEERAREGVRRRYGGIDDRAEERLQKELAIITEKGFAHYFLVVEEIARQSPRTCGRGSAAASLVAYALGITHVDPLRHNLFFERFLNSGRVDPPDIDIDFPWDERDAVLDFAFARYGSRRAAMVANQVGFKGRAAVREVAKVFGMPENEIKSVTYRISGYWKADQTSAAVGRHPLFRGEDLGEDWQKILRLAGRLNGQLRHLSLHCGGLVVVPNEIRRYVPVEISAKGLPMIQWEKDQAEAAGLVKIDILGNRSLAVIRDALEAVEKNTGRRIDYASWRPLEDAKTCRLLRSGETMGCFYIESPATRQLLKKMWSGYPDGYGGDLFELLVMASSIIRPAANAFIREFVARLRGKTWRPLHPLLADVLAETYGIAIYQEQITQMAMALAGFSAYEGDQLRKIISKKHKEKKLADYRQRFMAGGGQKGVPEEVLARVWEQILSFAGYSFCKPHSASYALVSSKSAWLKANYPAEFTAAVISNQGGYYSALAYVSEARRMGLKVLPPDINKSDYPYTGAGDSLRVGLMQLQGLARKAADMLLEERRKRGDYGSFQDFLRRVPIDPADAMLLVKGGCFDALEGRQRRPALLWELLAARRRFDQGGSGLLFDEGAADLPSPPPYDDAAVLRQEVETSGMLLSCHPLLLHRREMDRARPVRGDEMHGWAGRYVTMIGWWVTAKTVQDKDGRPMEFVSFEDTSAIFDATFFPKAYERFCRKLTRHRPYVLKGKVEMEFGVATLTVEWVDFLPGE